The stretch of DNA TATCATAATTGAACAATTTAGCTATGCTTGCTCATGGTAGACTGAGTAGTATTGAGATAAAATAGcgattacaataataattttttataagactATTTTATTCATGTATAACAAAATCTAATATCAGTTTGCAGCAAGGCctgcaaatattttttgtatcttcAAACTACAACtgatatgtttattatattgactaatatgattttattcaaTACTATTCATCTATTCACCTTAATAACCTCAGAAGATGATAAGATACAGTAAGGTGCTTATTAAGCAccaattatatacataaaatatataaaaacttcatgttaaatataaattatatgaaagctcataaaattgtaatataatcaTGCTGTACTACACTATAGGCCATTAAATATTTggtattttatgtaaaattattaatataccaaacaataataatcttctAAATATCCATGAATTCGTAGcgagtatattttatatagatgtctgctaaataatgaattattttttcttattgcacttttaatcattattataaaatttccttagaaaatttctattattcccGAGTTTTAAAATATCTCCAAACACatggaaaaaatttcatatttaacaaaaaatcgtaattatttaattgctAGATAAGTATTCATCATTACTAAAGTTCTGTTAAGCCAAGCAAATGTATTATCCCAGTGAAATGATTCAGTATAAGAATTTCTACAGAACAAAAGAGCATATTGGTAGATAAATGTactatatatgttgtataaatataaatcagatATATGCATGATTGCAATGTATATacaagattttaaaaaatcaatcaatACACTTTGCTCAAAAATGTGATtaaagaaataggaaagtGACATAGAAAACTAACCTCAGAATTAGTCAGGAGCACGCagtaatgaaaaagagaaaagcaggTAAATGATAGGTAACTAACATATTTGGACCACGTATTTGGATTACACGCAGAgtcttctatttatatatttataaatgttaatcTATGTCAACTAACATAGAcatcttgaaataatttcattttcaaaaactTTACAACTTCTGAAGATACTTAAAGATACATTGCTGTATCGCAGCATATAATTAttgtcatttatatattcaaattacaTCCAATGAGATAATCATTGAGTCATAACACaacttaaatttaataaattattgactGAAAAAATCAGAGAAGGATGCAATAATtcttaatatacatacataacataatttgatacattataaaagataatgaaacatAATTATGTGTGAATATTAAGATCATgatgtgaaaaaaaatgttcatttttaatgattctTGGGAAAAAGCTACCATTTACCACAATGTTCTACTAAACCACAACCAATACAAGCATAAAAAGAATTGGAATGTACCTGAATCTTTATCAACATCTTCATGCATAAAAGAATCATTATCCTTTCCTTCGGGTCCTTTGCGCACAGCAGGAGTCAGTGTACTTGAATCAGTTTCATTGTTTACCACATCTTGTGTATTTGTGCTGTTTTCTGTTTGTGGAAGATTAGGAGTTGGAATACTAACGTATgtctaaaataaatcaaatattctaATGTACTTTTCATaagctaataaaaataagcacAATTTGtagtttataattacaaatattttataaaatttaattaggcTATTTCACCTGTTGTGCCTGTAACCTCAGTCTTGCTTCCTCTTGAgcatctttttttgttgtgaGAACTTTGTCTCTGATCGATGTCCGTCGTACACTTTGAGTCCGGGTATTTATACTTTGTGATCTTCGTACTCGCCGACCTTGTGCTTCTCGTAATCGTTTACTTTCTTGTTCCGTTTTAAGTTCAACTATGCGTTCTCTAATTTCAGGGTCTTCACAAATATCTATAGTTCAGTATTGacattatcgtaaaaaatttgtatatcttAGTCATTCGaggaaataagaataaaatttcttctatttatatttaaatgaatcttTACCAGCAGGAGTTTCGTCATGTTTATTTCTTGCATTTAAATCCGCCCCATTCTGTACCAATAGCTCTAGAACCTCTAActgaaatgttttaaaattgattttttatggTCCAAATATTGAACACATAATAATGTACTTACATGACCCCAACATGCTGCTGCATGAACAGGTTGCCATTTATCATTATCTTCTATATCCGTAGAAATGTGTTGATCGAGAAGATATTCGACTACCCTTAAATAACCATTTGCTGATGCTATATGAAGCTATAAGAATTATATCATGAAACATATATGATAtgcaatttaataaatttaataaataaaattatatttcacaaTAAAATAGACGAATTGGAACATACAGGTGTAGCACCTTGATGATCCTTATACTCGAGATCTCCACCCATGGtaacaattttttgtaaatctcTCAACATTTGAACTTCCGTGGATGCTCTAGTTTCATCTATTAATTCCTGTGTAACGCCTCGTCTTGCCATTTCCcctaaaatgaaaataatatagattttcaaaagattaacttaaaaagtaaaaagatgtactatttatattaactatataaATGGAACATTTACCTTCAATGCAATCTAATGTTTTTTCATCCTCACAAATATCATAAGGCATATTTCCATCAGCGTTAACAGCCAATAAGTTTGCACCTCTAGCTATCAGATATCTTACAAGATGTAAATGACCACAGGTAGCAGCAGCATGTAACGGGGTCCATTTTTCACTATCTTCAGCATTTACATTAGCACCAAATTCAACGAGTAACTTCATCATCTCTTCATTGTCATCTATACAGCATTGATGCAATGCAGTTAATCCATCTTCGTTTGTTGAATCAGGATTCACTCCTTTTTTCAACAGTCTCCTAActaaagattaatttattatacattaataaaatttaaaagtaatagaaagtaaatattttttttttatactggAACCTTATTCTGTCATACACACTGTTATTGTTACCTTCATCTATATCATTTCTTGCAGCAGCTTCTAGTAACATGACACTATCATTGAAGTATATATGACGCTTGTTGCTTGTATGCCTGGTTTGATGTCGTAGCCATTCTTTTTCACGCTGACGCCACACTTTTAATTGCTGAAGTCTACGATGCCGTGCAAGATGTAGTCGTTCTTGCGTAGTGAGCCTTTCTACACGAACCATATCTGCTACTAAATCTGCGTGTTCCATTGTTACGTGCTTATAGTTCTTACAGCTGTATTTTCCTGTTAAAAGAACGTATTAATTGTTCATAACgacaatttaatatttttaattcaattattgtaattttatactttGCCTCAATTTTGCAACTCATATAATAACTATTAGGAATATattgtaagtatatttttattatttttattataaaaataagaataatatatgttcAGATCACAagacaaagataaatttaCCGCTATGTTTGTACCACcacgatttcatttttaaatacttgAAAATTTGTTGATAAATACTCATCATCATCTTGAAATAATACAGAGATTTAGTTATTTCaataatgtacatataacTTGAGCAATATATTTTTGGTTGACTGCTAGAGaatttatagtatattttaGCCTGGTGCCAAAATAAACTTATTAATTACTTAGGTAGATAAACGTATATTTGCACAAATGTTCCAGCACATATACGAAAATATCTCTTTGGACAAGtgatgataattttatatatgtttagcttttttagaaattataaatatttttctaaagaataaTATCAGTTAGACTATATGTCAATATTATTTTGCTGGaacaatttaaagaaaaacttagataaaaatattcttttaacgaatttttacaaattcgtacaaaatattatacaaaatattatatataagaaaataatatcgcatataaaaaaaataaacataatataatatgtaaattattcttgaaaaataatatgtcaatatatacattctaTTTGATAGCTCTGTTATAATGATAAAGGTATTGGCTCAAGTGTGAAGATTAAAGTCTTAAGATCAGATCAAAGAAGATATCATATACTAATTGGGTATAATTTCAagttgttaatatatttttaatatggtttgaagtaaaataacaaataaaacagaTGTCTGTGTAATACATTCTGTCTCTTATGAAATACATTTAAAGTGGCATTGAATTTAAGAGAGAAGAGcattttgaataattcatttcatttaggCTTCCTTTGAAGATATAATAACTTATATAAAAGCTAAAGTAGAATTGACATATGCACTgatatttaaacataaaaaatgagaaataaaaggaaagaaatttaccGAATCGAATCTCAAGTGAAATTACAGAGAGTTGAATTAGGGCTCTTATCtgtaagaaaaggaaaactcgCGATCGTGTATGAACGATAAAGACCTAATCTCACAGAACAGAATAGGTAGAACAGAAATTAGAACGTTCGTTTCCTTGCAGAGAAGGCACCTGATGTCCCGTATTTAAAAGATGtttgaacgaaagaaaaattgtggTAGGTCAGTCGGCACCGAAAACGACATCGTCGCTGTCGTCGTTGAGTTTTCCAATGGTGAAAAATCGGAGCCGACGTTGAGACGGTTCGACTCTCCGTCCTCGGtacgataaagaaatgaaCATAGAGTACGATAAAGTAGAGACATTGGCTCGGTGTacccaacgacgacgacgggcCGGTTTACCTTACGCACCTGCATGCACACGGCGACTCAAAGGGGactctcctcctccaccacctcttCTACCTTCTCCTCTGCCTCCACTGCTGCCTCCACCACCTTCTCGTTCCCTTTTTGTTACTCTCTCGTGCGGCTTCGAAGCTACGACGACGTTCGATATCATACGACGAGGAAAGCGCGGCGGCTTTTCGACCGGCGAAAAGACGGCATTTTTATCTCCTCCAAcactttcctcttccttccttttctaacgagagagagagagagggggggggagggag from Vespula pensylvanica isolate Volc-1 chromosome 11, ASM1446617v1, whole genome shotgun sequence encodes:
- the LOC122632808 gene encoding protein phosphatase 1 regulatory subunit 16A isoform X10, translating into MISNVVVASKPHERVTKREREGGGGSSGGRGEGRRGGGGGESPLSRRVHAGKYSCKNYKHVTMEHADLVADMVRVERLTTQERLHLARHRRLQQLKVWRQREKEWLRHQTRHTSNKRHIYFNDSVMLLEAAARNDIDEGNNNIRRLLKKGVNPDSTNEDGLTALHQCCIDDNEEMMKLLVEFGANVNAEDSEKWTPLHAAATCGHLHLVRYLIARGANLLAVNADGNMPYDICEDEKTLDCIEGEMARRGVTQELIDETRASTEVQMLRDLQKIVTMGGDLEYKDHQGATPLHIASANGYLRVVEYLLDQHISTDIEDNDKWQPVHAAACWGHLEVLELLVQNGADLNARNKHDETPADICEDPEIRERIVELKTEQESKRLREAQGRRVRRSQSINTRTQSVRRTSIRDKVLTTKKDAQEEARLRLQAQQTYVSIPTPNLPQTENSTNTQDVVNNETDSSTLTPAVRKGPEGKDNDSFMHEDVDKDSVFYVTFLFL
- the LOC122632808 gene encoding protein phosphatase 1 regulatory subunit 16A isoform X4, whose protein sequence is MFDTQFVFDRQLFDGVYIRSSYSSVRSSRGVYVRHSERKGKYSCKNYKHVTMEHADLVADMVRVERLTTQERLHLARHRRLQQLKVWRQREKEWLRHQTRHTSNKRHIYFNDSVMLLEAAARNDIDEGNNNIRRLLKKGVNPDSTNEDGLTALHQCCIDDNEEMMKLLVEFGANVNAEDSEKWTPLHAAATCGHLHLVRYLIARGANLLAVNADGNMPYDICEDEKTLDCIEGEMARRGVTQELIDETRASTEVQMLRDLQKIVTMGGDLEYKDHQGATPLHIASANGYLRVVEYLLDQHISTDIEDNDKWQPVHAAACWGHLEVLELLVQNGADLNARNKHDETPADICEDPEIRERIVELKTEQESKRLREAQGRRVRRSQSINTRTQSVRRTSIRDKVLTTKKDAQEEARLRLQAQQTYVSIPTPNLPQTENSTNTQDVVNNETDSSTLTPAVRKGPEGKDNDSFMHEDVDKDSAVTEPDVPVGSQQPIYSTDDTNGKINIHVSVVFVKSLSDLKKKRAQNRHISSGSMDTNGNGFPVVPVSSISNSDLGTSDFQRFTGNTSEIIGDNHSEKSCCTVM
- the LOC122632808 gene encoding protein phosphatase 1 regulatory subunit 16A isoform X1, with amino-acid sequence MISNVVVASKPHERVTKREREGGGGSSGGRGEGRRGGGGGESPLSRRVHAGKYSCKNYKHVTMEHADLVADMVRVERLTTQERLHLARHRRLQQLKVWRQREKEWLRHQTRHTSNKRHIYFNDSVMLLEAAARNDIDEGNNNIRRLLKKGVNPDSTNEDGLTALHQCCIDDNEEMMKLLVEFGANVNAEDSEKWTPLHAAATCGHLHLVRYLIARGANLLAVNADGNMPYDICEDEKTLDCIEGEMARRGVTQELIDETRASTEVQMLRDLQKIVTMGGDLEYKDHQGATPLHIASANGYLRVVEYLLDQHISTDIEDNDKWQPVHAAACWGHLEVLELLVQNGADLNARNKHDETPADICEDPEIRERIVELKTEQESKRLREAQGRRVRRSQSINTRTQSVRRTSIRDKVLTTKKDAQEEARLRLQAQQTYVSIPTPNLPQTENSTNTQDVVNNETDSSTLTPAVRKGPEGKDNDSFMHEDVDKDSAVTEPDVPVGSQQPIYSTDDTNGKINIHVSVVFVKSLSDLKKKRAQNRHISSGSMDTNGNGFPVVPVSSISNSDLGTSDFQRFTGNTSEIIGDNHSEKSCCTVM
- the LOC122632808 gene encoding protein phosphatase 1 regulatory subunit 16A isoform X2; this encodes MISNVVVASKPHERVTKREREGGGGSSGGRGEGRRGGGGGESPLSRRVHAGKYSCKNYKHVTMEHADLVADMVRVERLTTQERLHLARHRRLQQLKVWRQREKEWLRHQTRHTSNKRHIYFNDSVMLLEAAARNDIDEGNNNIRRLLKKGVNPDSTNEDGLTALHQCCIDDNEEMMKLLVEFGANVNAEDSEKWTPLHAAATCGHLHLVRYLIARGANLLAVNADGNMPYDICEDEKTLDCIEGEMARRGVTQELIDETRASTEVQMLRDLQKIVTMGGDLEYKDHQGATPLHIASANGYLRVVEYLLDQHISTDIEDNDKWQPVHAAACWGHLEVLELLVQNGADLNARNKHDETPADICEDPEIRERIVELKTEQESKRLREAQGRRVRRSQSINTRTQSVRRTSIRDKVLTTKKDAQEEARLRLQAQQTYVSIPTPNLPQTENSTNTQDVVNNETDSSTLTPAVRKGPEGKDNDSFMHEDVDKDSVTEPDVPVGSQQPIYSTDDTNGKINIHVSVVFVKSLSDLKKKRAQNRHISSGSMDTNGNGFPVVPVSSISNSDLGTSDFQRFTGNTSEIIGDNHSEKSCCTVM
- the LOC122632808 gene encoding protein phosphatase 1 regulatory subunit 16A isoform X9; the encoded protein is MEHADLVADMVRVERLTTQERLHLARHRRLQQLKVWRQREKEWLRHQTRHTSNKRHIYFNDSVMLLEAAARNDIDEGNNNIRRLLKKGVNPDSTNEDGLTALHQCCIDDNEEMMKLLVEFGANVNAEDSEKWTPLHAAATCGHLHLVRYLIARGANLLAVNADGNMPYDICEDEKTLDCIEGEMARRGVTQELIDETRASTEVQMLRDLQKIVTMGGDLEYKDHQGATPLHIASANGYLRVVEYLLDQHISTDIEDNDKWQPVHAAACWGHLEVLELLVQNGADLNARNKHDETPADICEDPEIRERIVELKTEQESKRLREAQGRRVRRSQSINTRTQSVRRTSIRDKVLTTKKDAQEEARLRLQAQQTYVSIPTPNLPQTENSTNTQDVVNNETDSSTLTPAVRKGPEGKDNDSFMHEDVDKDSAVTEPDVPVGSQQPIYSTDDTNGKINIHVSVVFVKSLSDLKKKRAQNRHISSGSMDTNGNGFPVVPVSSISNSDLGTSDFQRFTGNTSEIIGDNHSEKSCCTVM
- the LOC122632808 gene encoding protein phosphatase 1 regulatory subunit 16A isoform X5, with protein sequence MYIIEITKSLYYFKMMMSIYQQIFKYLKMKSWWYKHSGKYSCKNYKHVTMEHADLVADMVRVERLTTQERLHLARHRRLQQLKVWRQREKEWLRHQTRHTSNKRHIYFNDSVMLLEAAARNDIDEGNNNIRRLLKKGVNPDSTNEDGLTALHQCCIDDNEEMMKLLVEFGANVNAEDSEKWTPLHAAATCGHLHLVRYLIARGANLLAVNADGNMPYDICEDEKTLDCIEGEMARRGVTQELIDETRASTEVQMLRDLQKIVTMGGDLEYKDHQGATPLHIASANGYLRVVEYLLDQHISTDIEDNDKWQPVHAAACWGHLEVLELLVQNGADLNARNKHDETPADICEDPEIRERIVELKTEQESKRLREAQGRRVRRSQSINTRTQSVRRTSIRDKVLTTKKDAQEEARLRLQAQQTYVSIPTPNLPQTENSTNTQDVVNNETDSSTLTPAVRKGPEGKDNDSFMHEDVDKDSAVTEPDVPVGSQQPIYSTDDTNGKINIHVSVVFVKSLSDLKKKRAQNRHISSGSMDTNGNGFPVVPVSSISNSDLGTSDFQRFTGNTSEIIGDNHSEKSCCTVM
- the LOC122632808 gene encoding protein phosphatase 1 regulatory subunit 16A isoform X3, whose translation is MISNVVVASKPHERVTKREREGGGGSSGGRGEGRRGGGGGESPLSRRVHAGKYSCKNYKHVTMEHADLVADMVRVERLTTQERLHLARHRRLQQLKVWRQREKEWLRHQTRHTSNKRHIYFNDSVMLLEAAARNDIDEVRRLLKKGVNPDSTNEDGLTALHQCCIDDNEEMMKLLVEFGANVNAEDSEKWTPLHAAATCGHLHLVRYLIARGANLLAVNADGNMPYDICEDEKTLDCIEGEMARRGVTQELIDETRASTEVQMLRDLQKIVTMGGDLEYKDHQGATPLHIASANGYLRVVEYLLDQHISTDIEDNDKWQPVHAAACWGHLEVLELLVQNGADLNARNKHDETPADICEDPEIRERIVELKTEQESKRLREAQGRRVRRSQSINTRTQSVRRTSIRDKVLTTKKDAQEEARLRLQAQQTYVSIPTPNLPQTENSTNTQDVVNNETDSSTLTPAVRKGPEGKDNDSFMHEDVDKDSAVTEPDVPVGSQQPIYSTDDTNGKINIHVSVVFVKSLSDLKKKRAQNRHISSGSMDTNGNGFPVVPVSSISNSDLGTSDFQRFTGNTSEIIGDNHSEKSCCTVM
- the LOC122632808 gene encoding protein phosphatase 1 regulatory subunit 16A isoform X8 — translated: MISKRNILRINQRKYSCKNYKHVTMEHADLVADMVRVERLTTQERLHLARHRRLQQLKVWRQREKEWLRHQTRHTSNKRHIYFNDSVMLLEAAARNDIDEGNNNIRRLLKKGVNPDSTNEDGLTALHQCCIDDNEEMMKLLVEFGANVNAEDSEKWTPLHAAATCGHLHLVRYLIARGANLLAVNADGNMPYDICEDEKTLDCIEGEMARRGVTQELIDETRASTEVQMLRDLQKIVTMGGDLEYKDHQGATPLHIASANGYLRVVEYLLDQHISTDIEDNDKWQPVHAAACWGHLEVLELLVQNGADLNARNKHDETPADICEDPEIRERIVELKTEQESKRLREAQGRRVRRSQSINTRTQSVRRTSIRDKVLTTKKDAQEEARLRLQAQQTYVSIPTPNLPQTENSTNTQDVVNNETDSSTLTPAVRKGPEGKDNDSFMHEDVDKDSAVTEPDVPVGSQQPIYSTDDTNGKINIHVSVVFVKSLSDLKKKRAQNRHISSGSMDTNGNGFPVVPVSSISNSDLGTSDFQRFTGNTSEIIGDNHSEKSCCTVM
- the LOC122632808 gene encoding protein phosphatase 1 regulatory subunit 16A isoform X6, encoding MYIIEITKSLYYFKMMMSIYQQIFKYLKMKSWWYKHSGKYSCKNYKHVTMEHADLVADMVRVERLTTQERLHLARHRRLQQLKVWRQREKEWLRHQTRHTSNKRHIYFNDSVMLLEAAARNDIDEVRRLLKKGVNPDSTNEDGLTALHQCCIDDNEEMMKLLVEFGANVNAEDSEKWTPLHAAATCGHLHLVRYLIARGANLLAVNADGNMPYDICEDEKTLDCIEGEMARRGVTQELIDETRASTEVQMLRDLQKIVTMGGDLEYKDHQGATPLHIASANGYLRVVEYLLDQHISTDIEDNDKWQPVHAAACWGHLEVLELLVQNGADLNARNKHDETPADICEDPEIRERIVELKTEQESKRLREAQGRRVRRSQSINTRTQSVRRTSIRDKVLTTKKDAQEEARLRLQAQQTYVSIPTPNLPQTENSTNTQDVVNNETDSSTLTPAVRKGPEGKDNDSFMHEDVDKDSAVTEPDVPVGSQQPIYSTDDTNGKINIHVSVVFVKSLSDLKKKRAQNRHISSGSMDTNGNGFPVVPVSSISNSDLGTSDFQRFTGNTSEIIGDNHSEKSCCTVM
- the LOC122632808 gene encoding protein phosphatase 1 regulatory subunit 16A isoform X7, with protein sequence MYIIEITKSLYYFKMMMSIYQQIFKYLKMKSWWYKHSGKYSCKNYKHVTMEHADLVADMVRVERLTTQERLHLARHRRLQQLKVWRQREKEWLRHQTRHTSNKRHIYFNDSVMLLEAAARNDIDEVRRLLKKGVNPDSTNEDGLTALHQCCIDDNEEMMKLLVEFGANVNAEDSEKWTPLHAAATCGHLHLVRYLIARGANLLAVNADGNMPYDICEDEKTLDCIEGEMARRGVTQELIDETRASTEVQMLRDLQKIVTMGGDLEYKDHQGATPLHIASANGYLRVVEYLLDQHISTDIEDNDKWQPVHAAACWGHLEVLELLVQNGADLNARNKHDETPADICEDPEIRERIVELKTEQESKRLREAQGRRVRRSQSINTRTQSVRRTSIRDKVLTTKKDAQEEARLRLQAQQTYVSIPTPNLPQTENSTNTQDVVNNETDSSTLTPAVRKGPEGKDNDSFMHEDVDKDSVTEPDVPVGSQQPIYSTDDTNGKINIHVSVVFVKSLSDLKKKRAQNRHISSGSMDTNGNGFPVVPVSSISNSDLGTSDFQRFTGNTSEIIGDNHSEKSCCTVM